A single genomic interval of Candidatus Nomurabacteria bacterium harbors:
- the queA gene encoding tRNA preQ1(34) S-adenosylmethionine ribosyltransferase-isomerase QueA → MRTEKLNYNLPAELIVYDPPAKRGSSRLLIVDRTTGSIEHGSYADIPKYIQKNDMIVLNRTHVPKARVYMKDQANDRTFEVLFNKQLGKNEWELLIGGRNAHKGMRLYVNDPTKNLLVLKEQIPEQPIWIAQIEIGSPEDLFDKYGHVPLPPYIKRDDVATDLERYNTVFSERGHSAAAPTASLNLTDDILKKVKKKGAYVEKVQLDVGWGTFAPIRSDNIEEHHIHTEKIRIEPTTCDTINDLKTRGGRLWAFGTTVTRVVESATDPVTRKIEPYTGETDIYIYPGYVWKIVDVLVTNFHAPKTSLLALVSSFMGYELMMKAYEEAVRERYKFLSYGDSMLII, encoded by the coding sequence ATGCGAACAGAGAAATTAAATTACAACCTACCTGCTGAACTGATTGTCTACGATCCCCCTGCGAAGAGGGGCTCATCTCGTCTTTTGATAGTGGATCGAACTACAGGATCGATCGAACATGGGAGTTATGCAGATATTCCAAAATACATCCAAAAGAACGATATGATCGTACTAAATCGAACTCATGTACCTAAAGCTCGGGTATATATGAAAGATCAAGCCAACGATCGAACTTTTGAGGTTCTTTTTAATAAACAGTTGGGTAAGAATGAGTGGGAACTGCTGATCGGAGGTCGAAATGCCCATAAAGGTATGAGGCTATATGTAAATGATCCCACGAAAAACCTACTCGTCTTGAAAGAGCAGATCCCCGAACAACCTATCTGGATCGCACAGATCGAAATTGGTTCTCCCGAAGATCTTTTTGATAAGTATGGTCATGTTCCGCTACCACCATATATCAAACGAGATGATGTCGCTACAGATCTAGAGCGGTACAACACGGTTTTTTCAGAGAGAGGACATTCGGCGGCAGCTCCTACTGCAAGTTTGAACCTTACAGACGATATCTTAAAAAAGGTTAAGAAGAAGGGTGCTTATGTAGAAAAAGTCCAGTTAGATGTCGGATGGGGAACATTTGCACCAATTAGGAGTGACAATATCGAGGAACATCATATCCATACAGAAAAGATACGAATAGAGCCAACTACATGTGACACTATCAATGATCTAAAGACGCGAGGTGGACGGTTGTGGGCTTTTGGAACTACGGTAACGAGGGTTGTCGAAAGTGCCACGGATCCGGTGACCCGAAAGATAGAGCCGTATACAGGAGAAACAGATATATATATCTATCCAGGTTATGTATGGAAGATAGTAGATGTTCTTGTAACAAATTTTCATGCACCAAAAACCAGCCTATTAGCACTAGTGTCTAGTTTTATGGGTTATGAACTGATGATGAAGGCTTATGAGGAGGCTGTCCGGGAGAGGTATAAGTTCCTAAGTTATGGAGATTCAATGCTGATAATATGA
- the rpsI gene encoding 30S ribosomal protein S9, translating to MNVAERYFEGIGRRKTSTARVRIYTGSKASVVNDVPAEEYFDARGEYADVISPLAISGKEKEMYFTAHVVGGGITGQREAVRLGIARALIEMDETLKPDLRKKGLVTRDPRMVERKKYNRRKARKKPQFSKR from the coding sequence ATGAACGTGGCTGAGAGATATTTTGAAGGAATCGGAAGAAGAAAAACCTCCACAGCGAGGGTTAGGATATACACAGGAAGTAAAGCTTCTGTTGTAAATGATGTCCCCGCGGAAGAGTACTTTGATGCACGAGGAGAATATGCAGATGTTATCTCTCCTTTAGCCATCTCAGGTAAGGAAAAAGAGATGTATTTTACAGCTCATGTTGTAGGTGGTGGTATTACAGGTCAGAGAGAAGCAGTAAGATTGGGTATCGCAAGAGCGCTGATCGAAATGGATGAGACTCTCAAACCTGATCTTCGAAAGAAAGGATTAGTGACACGAGACCCAAGGATGGTTGAGAGAAAGAAATATAACCGAAGAAAAGCTCGAAAGAAACCACAATTCTCCAAACGTTAA
- the rpsK gene encoding 30S ribosomal protein S11, with product MAEKTKSKKRNVQSGNAYIQATFNNTIITITDQEGATLVQGSPRAVGFSGSKRSTAFAATKAAKEAALAAMKKYGLKEVKVYIAGAGTGRNAAVKGLDSAGLKVTMLTDRTPIPHNGCRPRKQPRK from the coding sequence ATGGCTGAGAAGACCAAATCAAAGAAAAGAAATGTACAGTCTGGGAATGCTTATATTCAGGCTACATTCAATAACACGATCATCACGATAACAGATCAAGAAGGTGCAACTTTGGTTCAGGGTAGTCCACGAGCAGTCGGATTCTCTGGTTCGAAGCGAAGTACAGCCTTTGCAGCTACAAAAGCAGCTAAAGAAGCAGCTTTGGCAGCTATGAAGAAATATGGGTTAAAAGAAGTGAAGGTATATATTGCCGGAGCAGGTACTGGCAGGAATGCAGCGGTGAAAGGTTTAGATTCTGCAGGTTTGAAAGTGACGATGCTCACTGACAGAACCCCTATCCCTCACAACGGCTGTAGACCAAGAAAGCAACCTAGAAAATAA
- the tgt gene encoding tRNA guanosine(34) transglycosylase Tgt — MNNRRPTPTDLHGVVTFMPDATRGVVRGLTSEQLHATGTSHIVVNTLHMLISPGADTVAQLGGVHKFMNWPGLILSDSGGFQVFSLLHTKKWEGKIHHDGATFKSPRDGTTYELTPEKSIDIQMKLGTDILVVLDDCRKAETSREEAEVSVKNTIQWAERCKAHYLKYPSSERKGKFLTSVVQGANFNDLREKCANALVDIGFDGYNFGGYVLDDSGELVVEQLKCVVENTPKGTLKYAMGVGKPEDILACAKLGYTLFDTVLPTRNARHGTLYSTDTDDGVLRIGNSQYSTDTSPIDSKCNCEACQEHTRAYIHQLLKNNEITGMSLATIHNLTFFQRYVNAINENISDLMDISHSDILRIMN; from the coding sequence ATGAATAATAGAAGACCAACACCAACAGATCTACATGGAGTGGTGACATTTATGCCAGATGCCACTCGTGGCGTTGTTAGAGGATTAACATCAGAGCAATTGCATGCAACTGGTACAAGTCATATCGTAGTCAATACCTTGCATATGCTCATCAGTCCTGGTGCCGATACTGTAGCCCAATTAGGGGGTGTCCATAAGTTCATGAATTGGCCAGGTCTTATACTGTCAGATTCTGGAGGATTTCAGGTGTTTTCACTTCTTCATACAAAAAAGTGGGAAGGAAAGATACATCATGATGGCGCGACTTTCAAATCCCCCAGGGATGGTACAACATATGAGTTAACTCCTGAAAAAAGTATAGATATACAAATGAAATTGGGAACTGACATTCTCGTGGTGCTGGATGATTGCCGAAAAGCAGAGACAAGTCGCGAAGAAGCTGAAGTATCAGTAAAAAATACAATACAGTGGGCTGAGAGATGCAAAGCTCACTATCTGAAATATCCGAGTTCTGAGAGAAAAGGGAAGTTCCTGACCTCTGTAGTTCAAGGAGCAAATTTCAATGATCTGCGAGAGAAGTGTGCCAATGCCCTCGTTGATATCGGTTTTGATGGTTATAACTTTGGGGGTTATGTTTTGGATGATTCGGGCGAACTTGTTGTTGAGCAGTTGAAATGTGTTGTTGAGAATACTCCAAAAGGAACTCTGAAATATGCTATGGGGGTGGGGAAACCAGAGGATATACTCGCTTGTGCAAAATTAGGCTACACACTATTTGATACTGTTCTGCCTACTCGAAACGCAAGACATGGCACATTATATTCAACTGATACTGATGATGGAGTCCTTAGGATAGGTAATTCTCAGTATTCTACAGATACATCACCTATAGATAGTAAATGTAACTGTGAGGCTTGTCAGGAGCATACTAGGGCGTATATCCATCAATTATTAAAAAATAATGAAATAACTGGAATGTCTTTAGCTACAATTCACAACCTGACCTTTTTCCAGAGATATGTAAATGCCATAAATGAGAATATATCAGATCTGATGGATATTTCTCATTCCGATATATTAAGGATCATGAATTGA
- a CDS encoding YmdB family metallophosphoesterase produces MRLLFIGDVSGKPGRRAVAHFLSKLRKELEIDLVITNTENVAHGRGATVETVRELMGSGVDFFTAGNHIWRNNEFHDVLSGELPVIRPLNYPADLPGKGYGEIDLGKKGRFLVISAMGIAFMNERTLSEPFRALNDLLDNIDIDSYAGILVDFHAESTSEKLSAGFYFDGRISALVGTHTHIPTADERILEKGTAYITDVGMAGPMDSVLWVKKDVIFQQNMFPYSPRFEIEEDGPLRFDAVLIDIETSRKAVAIRRINKIL; encoded by the coding sequence ATAAGACTCCTTTTTATTGGTGATGTCAGTGGGAAGCCAGGGCGACGTGCAGTCGCCCACTTCCTGTCAAAATTGCGTAAAGAGCTTGAGATAGACCTAGTGATCACAAATACAGAAAATGTGGCACACGGAAGGGGCGCAACTGTTGAAACAGTCAGAGAACTGATGGGTAGTGGTGTGGACTTCTTTACAGCGGGAAACCATATCTGGCGAAACAATGAATTTCACGATGTTCTCTCAGGTGAGTTACCAGTGATCAGACCGCTCAATTATCCGGCAGATCTTCCAGGGAAAGGGTATGGTGAGATCGATCTCGGCAAAAAAGGTCGTTTTCTAGTCATTTCTGCTATGGGTATAGCGTTCATGAATGAACGCACCCTGTCAGAACCGTTTAGGGCTTTAAATGATCTTCTGGATAATATCGACATCGATAGTTATGCAGGGATCTTAGTGGATTTTCATGCAGAGTCTACATCTGAAAAACTATCGGCCGGCTTTTATTTTGATGGACGCATAAGCGCTTTAGTAGGAACTCATACTCATATTCCAACTGCTGATGAAAGGATACTAGAAAAGGGTACCGCATATATCACTGATGTTGGTATGGCTGGTCCGATGGATTCTGTCCTCTGGGTTAAAAAAGACGTGATATTCCAACAAAATATGTTCCCTTACTCACCACGGTTCGAAATAGAAGAAGATGGCCCATTAAGGTTTGATGCTGTACTAATCGACATCGAAACTTCAAGAAAGGCTGTTGCAATAAGGCGTATAAATAAAATCCTATAG
- the rpmJ gene encoding 50S ribosomal protein L36 — MKVKSSVKTRCRHCYIVRRKGRVYVYCKREPKHKQRQG; from the coding sequence ATGAAAGTAAAATCGTCTGTAAAAACCAGGTGCAGGCACTGTTATATAGTTCGACGTAAAGGTCGAGTGTATGTTTACTGCAAAAGAGAGCCAAAGCATAAGCAAAGGCAAGGATAA
- the fmt gene encoding methionyl-tRNA formyltransferase — translation MIRTLFLGSNWEALATFRTLIDDDRFEIVGLITQPDKPIGRKKIIEPTEIKKFAQANHIKVFHTENEKKNYLQALDIFKPDLVVCKSFGELIPEEFINYPKYSTINVHYSLLPKFRGAVPIQKAILEGEQVTGITYVEMVKELDAGGILKQFKEPIKSDDTNQSLRERLVKITTETIGDILESWVNGEIITTPQNDAEATYCWQKDISKDNAFVDLTKDDPILAERMIRALVPWPVAWTDHNGSRLKIFKAHILEIKLDISPGEFKLYEGSLIVGSTVQDKVLRLEEVQPEGKKVMKGDEYARGQHILRV, via the coding sequence ATGATAAGAACATTATTTCTAGGGTCAAATTGGGAGGCTCTCGCCACTTTCAGAACCTTGATCGATGACGATAGGTTTGAGATCGTTGGTTTGATAACACAACCTGACAAGCCAATCGGTAGGAAAAAGATCATCGAACCGACTGAGATCAAAAAATTCGCTCAAGCGAATCATATCAAGGTTTTTCATACTGAAAATGAGAAGAAGAACTATCTCCAAGCATTGGATATATTCAAACCAGACCTTGTTGTTTGCAAATCTTTTGGAGAGCTAATACCTGAAGAATTCATAAATTACCCTAAATATTCCACAATAAACGTACACTACTCACTACTTCCAAAATTTCGCGGAGCTGTGCCAATCCAAAAAGCGATCTTAGAGGGGGAACAGGTTACAGGTATAACTTATGTTGAAATGGTCAAAGAACTTGATGCAGGGGGAATTCTAAAACAATTCAAAGAACCTATCAAAAGTGACGACACAAATCAATCATTACGAGAGCGCTTAGTTAAGATTACAACTGAAACTATCGGTGATATTTTAGAAAGTTGGGTAAATGGTGAGATCATTACAACACCACAAAATGACGCTGAGGCCACTTACTGTTGGCAGAAAGATATTTCAAAAGATAATGCGTTTGTTGATCTGACAAAAGATGATCCGATCCTAGCTGAGAGGATGATTAGAGCTCTTGTACCATGGCCGGTAGCATGGACAGATCATAATGGTAGTAGGCTAAAGATCTTCAAAGCTCATATTTTAGAAATTAAGCTTGATATTTCTCCTGGAGAATTCAAACTTTATGAAGGGTCTCTAATTGTTGGGAGTACGGTTCAAGACAAGGTACTACGACTTGAAGAGGTACAGCCAGAAGGGAAGAAAGTCATGAAAGGCGATGAATATGCTAGGGGGCAACATATTTTGCGTGTTTGA
- the rpsM gene encoding 30S ribosomal protein S13, with protein sequence MARVANIEIPENKKVSISITYVHGIGDSIATQILSDLGIDPDKIMSDLSEKELNELRKYIEDNYEVEGELRQKVFRNIKRLKDIRSYRGVRHKLGLPVRGQRTRVNARTRKGKSQAVGGLKRKITKT encoded by the coding sequence ATGGCTAGAGTCGCCAACATAGAGATCCCTGAAAATAAGAAAGTTAGTATATCCATAACTTATGTCCATGGGATTGGAGATTCTATAGCTACTCAGATCCTTTCTGATCTTGGGATCGATCCTGATAAGATTATGTCAGATCTTTCTGAAAAAGAGCTTAACGAATTACGAAAATATATTGAAGATAATTATGAGGTTGAGGGTGAGTTGAGACAGAAGGTTTTTAGAAATATTAAGAGATTGAAGGATATCCGATCGTACAGAGGTGTAAGACACAAGCTGGGTTTGCCTGTTCGGGGTCAAAGAACACGAGTGAATGCAAGGACAAGGAAGGGTAAATCACAAGCGGTCGGTGGGTTGAAGCGGAAGATAACCAAGACCTAA
- a CDS encoding DNA-directed RNA polymerase subunit alpha yields MIDFKDLKVKAIREEGVVGEYEITPLPRGYGHTLANSLRRILLSSLSGAAITAVKVHGVDHEYTTIEGMKEDVVEVLLNLKGLRFRLESDDPQVCMIDVTGQREVTGADVQISGPVEVTNPDMHIATLTSKTSALKLELTIEKGIGYRPADEDHRTEMGMIPVDADFSPVKKVSFEVVNARKGQATDLDAVHITVTTDGSVTPQDALLSSAKILQDFAGKVMAALGVPVREVEELAEQAREVQEVVAEGSGDSVNEEVLSWRVEDLPISKRSKSGLLAGGFETIADVSNATTTDLLNLPGFGNKSLSEVLDLLGQYNIEIKSE; encoded by the coding sequence ATGATAGATTTCAAAGATCTAAAAGTTAAAGCAATCAGAGAAGAAGGTGTAGTTGGTGAATATGAGATCACTCCACTTCCTAGGGGGTATGGTCATACATTGGCCAACTCGCTAAGAAGGATCCTACTTTCTAGCCTCTCAGGAGCTGCAATAACAGCTGTTAAGGTTCATGGTGTAGATCACGAATACACAACAATCGAAGGTATGAAGGAAGATGTTGTTGAAGTTCTTTTGAATCTAAAGGGATTGCGTTTTAGGTTAGAGTCCGATGACCCTCAGGTTTGTATGATCGATGTTACAGGTCAAAGGGAGGTTACTGGTGCTGATGTACAGATCTCTGGTCCTGTTGAGGTAACAAATCCAGATATGCACATAGCAACTCTAACTAGTAAGACATCTGCACTAAAACTAGAATTGACCATCGAAAAAGGTATCGGATATAGACCTGCTGATGAGGATCATAGAACCGAAATGGGTATGATCCCTGTCGATGCTGATTTTTCTCCGGTCAAGAAAGTAAGTTTTGAAGTAGTCAATGCTCGTAAGGGTCAAGCTACCGATCTTGATGCTGTCCACATTACTGTCACAACTGATGGAAGTGTCACACCACAAGATGCACTACTAAGTTCTGCAAAGATCCTACAAGATTTTGCAGGTAAGGTTATGGCTGCACTAGGTGTTCCTGTAAGAGAAGTTGAGGAGTTAGCCGAACAGGCTCGAGAGGTACAGGAAGTTGTTGCAGAAGGTAGCGGAGATTCGGTGAATGAAGAAGTTCTCTCTTGGAGGGTTGAAGATCTTCCAATATCAAAGAGATCAAAGTCAGGACTTCTAGCCGGGGGTTTTGAAACTATCGCAGATGTATCAAATGCAACTACTACAGACCTATTAAATCTACCAGGTTTCGGTAACAAATCTCTTAGTGAAGTTTTGGATCTACTAGGTCAGTATAATATTGAAATTAAATCAGAGTAA
- the rplM gene encoding 50S ribosomal protein L13, producing the protein MKQNTTWVKPTDIERKWHLVDASDQVLGRVSTVIASLLIGKGKVNKVPNLDCGDYVIVINSDKVKVTGNKATQKTYFRHSGYPGGAKTITFDKQIQKKSEFVIENAVKNMLPNNKLRSGMMTRLFVYPTSDHKHSAQKPVEYKLS; encoded by the coding sequence ATGAAACAAAACACAACCTGGGTAAAACCGACAGATATTGAAAGAAAATGGCATTTAGTCGATGCTTCCGACCAGGTTTTAGGAAGAGTATCAACAGTGATCGCTTCTTTACTTATCGGTAAAGGCAAAGTCAACAAAGTACCTAATCTGGACTGTGGTGACTATGTGATCGTGATCAATAGTGATAAGGTTAAGGTGACTGGTAATAAGGCTACTCAGAAAACATACTTTAGACATAGTGGGTATCCAGGAGGAGCAAAGACTATTACTTTTGATAAGCAGATACAGAAGAAAAGTGAATTTGTGATCGAGAATGCAGTAAAGAACATGCTACCAAACAATAAACTTCGCTCAGGAATGATGACGAGATTGTTTGTGTACCCTACCAGTGATCATAAGCATTCAGCACAGAAGCCAGTAGAATATAAGTTATCATAA
- the map gene encoding type I methionyl aminopeptidase: MRKYDPEKIVKMEEAGVICSEILRNVLSKVSVGVSLIELDQYAEQLCIDNKVIPAFKGYEGFPATLCTGVNDVVVHGIPDDYVLEDGDVLSVDFGIKYKDVYSDTSYTVIIGEVSDEIKKFVNVVKDATLAGIANAKPGNHVGDIGHAMQEIVEKNGYSVVKEMVGHGIGYDLHEEPYVPGYGRKGKGQELYRGQTLAIEAIVNQGLPDIFISIDDGWTSYTEDGMLSALFEHTIVVDQKPKILTSW, encoded by the coding sequence ATGCGTAAGTATGACCCAGAAAAGATCGTGAAGATGGAGGAAGCAGGAGTGATCTGTTCTGAGATCCTCAGAAATGTACTTTCCAAAGTTTCCGTAGGAGTATCTTTGATCGAACTAGATCAGTATGCAGAGCAGTTATGTATTGATAATAAAGTGATCCCAGCATTCAAAGGATATGAAGGTTTCCCTGCTACGTTATGTACTGGTGTTAATGATGTAGTGGTTCACGGAATACCTGATGATTATGTCCTTGAGGATGGGGATGTTCTCAGTGTAGATTTTGGTATCAAGTATAAGGATGTCTACAGTGACACATCGTATACCGTAATTATCGGTGAAGTTTCAGATGAGATAAAGAAATTCGTTAATGTTGTCAAAGATGCTACCTTGGCAGGGATAGCTAATGCAAAGCCGGGAAATCATGTCGGTGATATCGGTCATGCTATGCAGGAAATTGTTGAGAAGAATGGATATTCAGTTGTAAAAGAAATGGTTGGACATGGAATAGGGTACGATCTACACGAGGAACCATATGTGCCTGGCTATGGGCGAAAAGGTAAAGGACAGGAGTTATACCGAGGCCAAACCTTAGCTATAGAGGCTATCGTAAATCAGGGTCTACCAGACATCTTTATTTCTATAGATGATGGCTGGACAAGCTATACGGAAGATGGTATGCTCTCAGCACTTTTCGAGCATACAATTGTTGTTGATCAGAAGCCAAAAATTCTGACATCATGGTAA
- the rny gene encoding ribonuclease Y codes for MEPVTLLVTVLISLSVGAVGAYNYGMKKGRPTKAEDYTEEEVRTIVQKRASEKMEQAEREALEIRERAEERAKTVRKELVEQENLLMEREKTLNQRSKMIEQEATTLEEEKIKYKRMKQIVEDERSKLKKELEKISGLTREEAKQKLLKEVEEDIKNYEASLIRAAEKRSEEVAEERSKQILIESMQRIVTDYVGETTTSTIKLEDEKVKGRVIGKDGRNIRAFEKITGVDVIVDESPNAIGLSSFDPLRREIAKVAMDKLIKDGRIHPGTIEEEVRKAKNEIATEIKKNGQILADEAGWPGMDLGLLKLIGKMKYRTSYGQSLMKHTIEVVRLGAALASELNADVDLVKKACLLHDVGKVLTHKVEGAHHHISGQIARKYGLPDKLVNAIEAHHLDIEPQSIEAMVVYLADAISGARPGARKDSYEQYIKRVEGIENVAKDLAKDKIDDVYAIHAGREVRVIVKPKSYDDAEAAVLAKDIAAKIQETQTYPGTVQVTVIREYRVQETAM; via the coding sequence ATGGAACCAGTAACATTACTCGTTACTGTTCTCATTTCGTTATCCGTTGGTGCGGTTGGAGCATACAACTACGGTATGAAGAAAGGTAGGCCCACAAAGGCTGAGGATTATACCGAAGAAGAAGTTCGAACTATCGTTCAAAAGAGGGCTTCTGAAAAAATGGAGCAAGCAGAACGAGAAGCATTGGAGATCCGAGAGAGAGCAGAAGAAAGAGCAAAAACCGTTCGAAAAGAACTTGTAGAGCAGGAAAATCTTTTGATGGAGAGGGAAAAGACCCTAAATCAACGCTCGAAAATGATCGAACAGGAGGCTACGACACTTGAAGAGGAGAAGATCAAGTATAAAAGAATGAAGCAGATAGTAGAAGATGAGAGATCTAAGCTGAAAAAAGAGCTTGAAAAGATCTCCGGTCTTACTAGAGAAGAGGCAAAACAGAAACTCCTCAAAGAGGTAGAGGAAGATATCAAGAATTATGAGGCATCACTGATCCGTGCAGCTGAGAAACGATCAGAAGAGGTTGCTGAAGAACGATCCAAGCAGATACTGATCGAAAGTATGCAGAGGATCGTGACTGATTATGTTGGTGAAACTACCACATCGACAATCAAACTTGAAGATGAGAAGGTCAAAGGTAGGGTGATCGGAAAAGATGGCCGAAACATTAGAGCATTTGAGAAGATCACAGGTGTAGATGTGATAGTAGATGAATCTCCAAATGCGATAGGTTTATCATCTTTTGATCCGCTTAGGAGGGAGATAGCAAAAGTAGCTATGGACAAGCTGATCAAAGATGGCAGGATACATCCGGGTACTATCGAAGAGGAAGTTAGAAAAGCAAAGAATGAGATTGCCACTGAGATCAAGAAAAATGGTCAGATCTTAGCCGATGAGGCTGGATGGCCAGGAATGGATCTTGGGTTGTTGAAATTGATCGGAAAGATGAAATATAGAACAAGCTACGGTCAAAGCTTGATGAAACACACGATCGAAGTAGTGCGTTTGGGTGCAGCATTAGCATCCGAACTGAATGCAGATGTAGATCTGGTGAAGAAAGCCTGTCTACTCCATGATGTAGGTAAAGTCCTAACTCACAAAGTTGAGGGTGCACATCATCACATCTCTGGGCAGATCGCACGAAAGTATGGTTTGCCTGATAAATTGGTGAATGCTATCGAAGCTCACCATTTGGATATCGAACCACAATCGATCGAAGCGATGGTCGTATATCTGGCAGATGCTATCTCTGGTGCAAGACCAGGGGCTCGAAAAGATAGCTATGAGCAGTACATCAAGAGAGTTGAAGGGATCGAGAATGTTGCTAAGGATCTTGCAAAAGATAAGATCGATGATGTGTATGCTATTCATGCAGGACGAGAGGTCAGAGTTATCGTCAAACCTAAGAGCTATGACGATGCTGAGGCAGCGGTGCTAGCAAAGGATATTGCGGCAAAGATCCAGGAAACCCAAACATATCCGGGTACAGTGCAGGTCACAGTGATCCGAGAATATAGGGTTCAAGAAACTGCAATGTAA
- the rpsD gene encoding 30S ribosomal protein S4 has product MGRYTGPKGKLSRREGVNLFLKGSRSYSDKNAVARKPYPPGQHGNKRRVRLSNYGLQLREKQKVKRMYGVRERQFKNMYKEADRRSKVNNSDKGLELLSLLETRLDNVIYLLGLAPSRSAARQFVTHKHVRVNGATLNIPSHNVKIGDEVEVSKPTLVPSEKLITTPPWLESQTQRGKVIGLPSREDIDPGIKENLIIEFYSR; this is encoded by the coding sequence ATGGGACGATATACAGGACCAAAAGGCAAACTAAGTAGAAGAGAAGGCGTTAATCTATTTCTAAAGGGTTCAAGATCCTATTCGGATAAGAACGCTGTCGCTAGGAAGCCTTATCCACCTGGACAACATGGAAATAAACGAAGAGTGCGGTTATCTAACTACGGACTACAACTTCGAGAGAAGCAGAAAGTAAAAAGAATGTATGGTGTACGAGAAAGGCAATTCAAAAATATGTATAAGGAAGCAGATAGACGATCTAAGGTAAATAATTCAGATAAAGGATTAGAGCTACTTTCCTTACTAGAAACACGACTTGATAATGTCATCTACCTATTAGGATTGGCACCATCAAGGTCTGCAGCGAGACAATTTGTGACTCACAAGCATGTAAGAGTGAATGGTGCGACCTTAAACATCCCTTCTCACAATGTAAAGATAGGTGATGAGGTAGAGGTCAGTAAACCTACGCTTGTTCCTAGTGAGAAGTTGATAACAACTCCTCCTTGGTTAGAGTCTCAAACACAGAGAGGTAAAGTAATTGGGCTTCCATCCCGAGAGGATATTGATCCAGGGATCAAGGAGAACCTTATTATTGAGTTCTATTCTAGATAA
- the infA gene encoding translation initiation factor IF-1, translating to MSQASKQVVEIDGVVKECLPDTKFLVEIEVNGRKHVVTGYLSGKMRMYYIRILEGDKVKVEMTPYDPNQGRIVYRYK from the coding sequence ATGTCCCAGGCAAGTAAACAAGTAGTAGAGATCGACGGCGTAGTGAAGGAATGCCTGCCTGATACTAAATTCTTAGTAGAGATAGAGGTAAATGGTAGGAAGCATGTAGTCACTGGCTACCTTTCCGGAAAGATGCGGATGTACTACATCCGAATTCTTGAAGGTGATAAGGTCAAGGTCGAGATGACTCCTTACGACCCAAATCAGGGACGTATCGTTTATAGATATAAATAG
- a CDS encoding HU family DNA-binding protein — protein sequence MLRRDLQQVVADKVGLTKKQAGEAIDAMLEAVTGALAKGDSVLLTGFGRFEVRHRAARVGINPQTKAKIQLPATKVPAFKAGKGLKEAVK from the coding sequence ATGCTAAGAAGAGATCTACAACAGGTCGTTGCCGACAAAGTCGGATTGACCAAAAAGCAGGCAGGTGAAGCTATCGATGCAATGCTCGAGGCTGTCACAGGCGCTCTCGCAAAGGGAGATTCTGTTCTTCTGACCGGTTTCGGAAGATTTGAAGTTCGACATAGAGCCGCAAGAGTCGGGATCAATCCCCAGACTAAGGCTAAAATACAACTTCCCGCAACCAAAGTTCCCGCTTTCAAAGCAGGAAAGGGTTTGAAGGAAGCTGTGAAGTAA